From Arachis hypogaea cultivar Tifrunner chromosome 3, arahy.Tifrunner.gnm2.J5K5, whole genome shotgun sequence:
TAACTAGCTGAAGAGGGAATATGAAAAGGACCCCACACATTAGCAAAGACAAGATCAAAAGGTTGAGTGTACGTGTTAATAGATGAGGTAATTGGTGGCTTTTGGCTTTACAACATGCATCACATAAGGATGAGCGGTTGGAAGGTTGAGAGTATGGAGTTGAAGCATTTCGAAGAGTTACAACAATGACCTTCGAAGAAGCATGACCAAGGCGCTTATGCCATAGGTCACAGGAAGAAATGTTGACAAAAAGGGCTTGTGGTTTAGATAAAGTAAGAGACTTAGGAATACAAATATTTTGGAATTTGTAGATTCCATTAGATTTAATGCCATGTAAAAGaatatgatcatcttgtaaagaACGAAACAACAATGATGAGCATGAAACTCAAAGTATACTCCATTATCTTCAGCAAATTTTTGGACATTAATGAGATTCTTTGCAATGTTAGGAACATacaataaattaagtaaaacaaattaaatctTTGAAGATGGGATATAAGAGTTGAGTTACCAATATGATGGATACGAATACCTGTACTATTTTCGATGGCAACATGTTCAGAGCCACGATATTTAGTGCTGGAAAGGAGATTTTGTTTGTTATGGGTGAGGTGATTTGATGCAGCGGAGTCGGGGTACCATGCATTATCCTGCACTGAAGAAGGAGTGGCAATAAGAGCTTGATGATTATGAAAGGATGTAGATGCAAGAGGAGGTAGGAATTTTTGGGAGGAAGAATTTGGGTTATTGAAAGTTTGGTCAAAGTGAAAGTAACACTATCACACTCCATGACCGAGACGGCCACAAAGTTAGCATTGAATTTGATTGGAGCTTTGTAAAGAACTGTAACCTCCAAGGTAATTGCGACCTCCTCTTCCTCGTCTACCACCAAATCCTCCAAAATTGGAACTAGAAAAACAAGAATTAATGAAAGAAGATTGAGAATTAGTATTGATAGGTGTAAGTGTGGAAGGGTGTATTTGAGTGTAAAATAGCCTGAACCAAAAGGGTCTCTTCTTTGTTGAGTTGTTTGTTTATTTCATCATAAGCCATGAGAAAAGCTTCAAGTTCTGGAATGCTCCATGGTTCTTTTCTTCCAAGAATGAATGTACGAAAAGCTTTATAGTTAGAATTCAAACCATCAAGAATTGCATCAACATGTTCATCAACGGTAAGAGGTGAACCTACAGCTGCAAGAAgatcaacatttttttttatttgaagaaGATACTCCGTAGTGGTGAGGGTGAGTTTCTTGGGGGATTTTAATTGAGTCTTCAGTTATTTAATTCTTGATTTGGTGTGCGTAGCAAAATGAGTGTTGGGCCTTTCCTAGATTTGATGGGTATGATCACAGCTAGCAATTCGAGTTTGAAACGAGATATCCATAAAAGATTAAAGTCATGTTTGAATTGCATAATCCTATTGAATTCATGCTGTGTAAGTTGAAGACTCTTTGCTTGCTGTTTTGTCAACATTGAAAGTAAATTTGGGAGGATTTTTTTGAGATCGAGATGATCACTAAAGTTTTTAGAGAGGATGATGGATAGAGCAATTTGGCACCAtagaaaaaacatatttttagtgAGTTTATCAGAAATTGGAATAAACTGGTTCTTGTTTGTAGTTTTGATAGAAGTTGCTATAATAAGATGATGgattaaaagaacaaaaaataacaagaacaaaGTTGAAGAAAGATTAGAAATAAGTAAGGATCGAAAAAGCTCGTAATAGCATATAGAAGATAATggaaaaaagtttaaaattttcaaaagaagAATAGATGAATGAAATATTCCTTCACAATATTTAAAACTCAATTTTGTTACGGTGTATGGaattttaacatatatatatatatatatatatatatatatatatatatatatatatatatatatatatatatatatatatatatatatatatgcacatgCATAGTCACGTATAGAGAGAGTAAAAAATGGTTACAAGACTCACTAATAGAAATAGATTCTAAtagctgcaaaaaaaaaaaaaaaacggtaacTATCTCCTAATATAGGCCACCCTTAACGTCTTCATCAGGCGTCTTCGTGTTGTATGAGAAGAGCACGTGGCTTCCTTGATACCAACTTCTTTGATGGCAGAGCCATTTGTTTGTACATATATGAGATTAAGAACTGTTAGTCAAAAGTTAGATGGATCCCTTGTAAGAAGAAGATGAGGCAAAATTACAATCATTACCAtttatggttaattttaatttgtttatgatttgtgtgtttaattattattgtgagtGCTAATGATGAGATTGGTTATTGTGTTCCAAAGAAAAGATAATGAGACTAAATTTCTATAGTGATCATTGAGATTTACGACGTACATTGATTTGACCCCTAAAATTTCAATTATACTATCGTTGTCTCTCTGAAATTGAGTTTTGGCCACTATAGTAGTCTCTCAACTCCTTTTTAGTAGTGACTCAACAAATGAAGTAGTAAGCCATCACCCTCTTGCCATGCTAGACAAGAGTGAAACAACATCGTTTACTTTTGGTTCCCAATCAAAGTAGAAACACCCAATTAAAGTGTGTGTAAACTGTTTTCATATCCACAACTatcaaaacaatatttttttgctTTGGTTACAAACGATGTCATTTCATCATTGTCCAGCGTGACATGGGAGTGCCAACTCATCACTCTATTTGTTGAGTCATTGCCAAAAAAAGAGGTCAAGAGACCATTATGATACTCAAAACTTAATCTCGAGAACGATAGTAGTTTTTATTAGAATCTCATGGACCAAATCAATATACGACATAAATCTCAAAGATTACtttaaaagtttaataaaaaatgatGGTTGTCAATATAGTTACAATGGTAGTGTTAGTAAAAATGAAGTATTTTTTTACTCTGTGTTATGGAGATTATAGAAGTGAAATTTGTTATTAGTAAGAGAGGATTACAAAAGTTTAGtggtgtttttgaaaattttttatcattgtcaTTACAGGTGggttaaaatttcaaaaattaatgatgATAATagattaatttgataattttttaaatagaatCAACAAAAAACTGAACGATTGAATATTTTTATACGATAAAACCTATTTTTAATGGATATAacgttagtttaatttttttgggtTAATTTTAATAGCGTCTTAATCGTTTTTAGTCAAAAATAGTTATTTATtcatcaaatttaattaatttagtttaataatttattgtAGAACAAAATTTATTCATACAATATATGTAGATGAAATTacgcattttttctttttctaattttttcttttgctgatgagtcttttttttgtttcaattgtGCTTCTTCTACGaatccttcattttcttcttttaattttcccccttcttcattcttctactcttctttttcttatttttcgacacttcttctatatataatttattttctttctcaaGCTGTGTCCTTCATTTAGGATATAAAACATTTTTACATTAGTCtaattgaaaatatatatatatatatatatatatatatatatatatatatatatatattttaaaagaaaacgcCAGTGGTTTATGGAAAGAAACTAGTTTAATGTTGATTTAGGTAAGTTGGCCCAAGGTTAAGGTGGTTAATTTAGTTGAGCACAATAAATGAAGTGGGCATGTTCCCGCGCAGAGTTTCTTAATTCCTTCGTTATGATTGGCTTAAACTTAAACACGGGGCACAGTGCCACACAACCACACAGCCTAAGCCTTATTCATGATCATAGCCGTTGTGACTTGTGAACCAAACCCATTTATTTCCAACTCCCCACTCCTTGCTTCTCCTAGCCCCAACAAAATTACTGTGTACCACCCTACTAACCCATGGTTTCGTTCGTTCTTTCTTTTTTCCCCTCTAATTACTACTGATTTTTTTTCCCATAAATATAAGTTACCACTTTTTATAAAAGGATTTGTCTAACAATACATAcattcatatatattattattaataaaaaagattttagacaccaaaaaaataaaaaataatttaataagtcTTTTTAGATATAGAAATCATCcgtagaagatattttttttagacATAGAAACACATTTTCTAAAGTGAATTAGACACATTAGTTAAAAGGAAAATGATAAATCCGTGGAAAAGCATGCATGGTCTTAATTTTTCCATGAGCATAGTCAGGCTTGTTAGTAATGAGTAATGAGTGGAATTACTACGTGATGTCCACTATGTGTTTGATTGATGACCCACTTTGGTTAATGGAGAAATTAGTAGCATATAATAGAGAAATTAATAGATGTGGGAGTGAATGCATGCGGTGTAAAGTAAAAGACATAAGAAGGGCATGCAATGAGGCATTCCACATAGAGTGTAGAGTAGATCCCTACGAATACTAATATTAACAGTGTAATACCTGTGGGCGCGGGGGATACACAATAGTGGTACCAAAATTCACGTGGAATTTGGTAGAGCCTATGTCTATGTATGTTGGCAAGGGAGAGAAGAGTGAGTGAGTGAGACTGAGAGGGTATTAGCGATCCCCAATGTGGAAGGCACCACTAACCAAGATAGCTTTACCTATGCCTTAGCCCTTGGCACTTCACTTTCCGGCAACTTATCTTCACCGCCGCCGGTCATAACAATGCAAGAGGGACTCTTAACTCTCTCTCACCAAGACATTCATCTAAACCCTAACAACTCTGCTACtccaaagaagaaaaaatcacACACACTCACAACAACCGACAACCTTCTTCTCCCTTCAGCCTGCATACCACCTGCTCGGACACGATCCCAACCGGCCTCTCGCCGAGTctctccctcctcctcctccaccgcCGACGACTCCCCTACCCCCGCCGCAAGAGAGAAGACACTTCCCAACGGCGACATCTACATCGGCACCCTGTCTGGAAACGCTCCTCATGGCGCCGGGAAGTACTTATGGTCCGATGGCTGCATGTACGAGGGAGAGTGGCGGAGAGGCAAGGCCTGCGGCAAAGGAAGGTTCTCGTGGCCCTCCGGCGCCACCTACGAGGGAGACTTCAAGTCCGGTCGGATCGATGGCTTCGGCTCTTTCATTGGAGTCGACGGCGACATGTACCGCGGATCATGGGTCGCCGACAGAAAGCACGGCTTCGGTGAGAAACGCTACGGCAACGGAGACGTGTACCAAGGGTGGTGGAAGTGCAACTTGCAGGACGGGGAGGGAAGGTACGTGTGGAGGAACGGAAATGAGTATATCGGAGAGTGGAAGAACGGTGTCATTTCGGGAAAAGGTATTTTGGTTTGGGCGAATGGGAACCGCTACGAAGGGTTTTGGGAAGAAGGAGTGCCCAAAGGGAAGGGTGTGTTCACTTGGGGCGATGGAAGCGGAAGAAGCTGTGCCGGTAACTGGGGGAAGGAGTTTGTCaatgaagaagggaagaagagcgtGCGCTGTTCGGTCGATGGTGGCAGAAGGAGCGTCAGTTTTCCCAGGATTTGCATTTGGGAGCTTGATGGTGAAGCTGGTGACATTACCTGTGACATTGTTGATAATGCCGAAGCTTCTATGTTTTACAGGGACGGCAGCGAGTCCGAGAATGGTGGAGAGAGTAGTAGCTGCGGGGTTTCTTCTCAGAAGAGTCCTTGTTGGTCTCttgatggtgatttcaagaaacCAGGTCAAACTGTGTCCAAGGGGCACAAGAACTATGATTTGATGGTTAATCTTCAACTTGGTATCCGGTAggtatattatttcttttttagcAGCTGGGTTCCAATTTTATCTGATTTTCTATGTTTATATTTCGAGGAGTTGGTTTCTATTTTTAGGTACACTGTTGGAAAGTATACCCCCATCGTGCGAGATCTCCGGCCAGGGGATTTCGATCCCAACGAGAAATTCTGGACGAGATTCCCGCCGGAAGGGTCCAAGGTTACGCCTCGGCATCAGTCAATGGACTTCAGGTGGAAAGACTA
This genomic window contains:
- the LOC112791048 gene encoding phosphatidylinositol 4-phosphate 5-kinase 2; its protein translation is MQEGLLTLSHQDIHLNPNNSATPKKKKSHTLTTTDNLLLPSACIPPARTRSQPASRRVSPSSSSTADDSPTPAAREKTLPNGDIYIGTLSGNAPHGAGKYLWSDGCMYEGEWRRGKACGKGRFSWPSGATYEGDFKSGRIDGFGSFIGVDGDMYRGSWVADRKHGFGEKRYGNGDVYQGWWKCNLQDGEGRYVWRNGNEYIGEWKNGVISGKGILVWANGNRYEGFWEEGVPKGKGVFTWGDGSGRSCAGNWGKEFVNEEGKKSVRCSVDGGRRSVSFPRICIWELDGEAGDITCDIVDNAEASMFYRDGSESENGGESSSCGVSSQKSPCWSLDGDFKKPGQTVSKGHKNYDLMVNLQLGIRYTVGKYTPIVRDLRPGDFDPNEKFWTRFPPEGSKVTPRHQSMDFRWKDYCPMVFRHLRELFAIDPADYMLAICGSDTLREMSSPGKSGSLFYLTQDDRFIIKTVKKSEVKVLIRMLPSYYQHVCQYKNSLVTAFLGVHCVKPVGGQKTRFIVMGNVFCSEYRIHKRFDLKGSSYGRITDKPQEEIDETTTLKDLDLNFVFRLEQSWFQELKWQLDRDTEFLEAEGIMDYSLLIGVHFRDDCSFDELKTSPDDLRGAGKRDAHDDEVLICRGPLIRLGMNMPARAERVCKGGGLDQLVVAGSGGGSSSNSTPSESSSEISDVILYFGIIDILQDYDISKKLEHAYKSLQVDPTSISAVDPKLYSKRFRDFIHRIFVEDT